Proteins found in one Triticum aestivum cultivar Chinese Spring chromosome 4D, IWGSC CS RefSeq v2.1, whole genome shotgun sequence genomic segment:
- the LOC123098158 gene encoding AP-3 complex subunit sigma, which produces MIQAVMVISTLGKPRLLKFYDFQDPEKHQELVRGVFQLLSARPEGVSNFVEADAIFGPGTRLVYKHLATLYFIFVFDSSENELAMLDLVQVFVETLNRCFKNVCELDIVFNFNKLHTVLDEMILGGQVIETSSEQIMKSVEEIARLEKQSSTTSLIPKSISERFSR; this is translated from the exons ATGATCCAGGCGGTGATGGTCATCAGCACTCTGGGCAAGCCCCGCCTCCTCAAGTTCTACGATTTCCAG GACCCGGAGAAGCACCAGGAGCTGGTCCGCGGCGTCTTCCAGT TGTTATCTGCGAGGCCGGAGGGTGTGAGCAATTTCGTCGAGGCCGATGCAATCTTTGGACCG GGAACGAGACTGGTCTACAAGCATTTGGCGACACTATACTTCATCTTTGTCTTTGATAGCTCTGAGAATGAGCTTGCCATGCTCGACCTCGTACAAG TTTTTGTTGAAACATTGAATAGGTGCTTCAAGAATGTATGTGAGCTTGACATTGTATTTAACTTCAACAAG CTTCACACAGTTTTGGATGAAATGATACTGGGAGGACAAGTGATTGAAACAAGTTCAGAGCAAATAATGAAATCTGTAGAAGAGATTGCGAG GTTAGAGAAACAATCAAGCACAACTAGCCTCATACCAAAGTCGATATCGGAGCGTTTCAGCCGTTAA